One genomic window of Daphnia pulex isolate KAP4 chromosome 10, ASM2113471v1 includes the following:
- the LOC124203484 gene encoding uncharacterized protein LOC124203484, with translation MTMKKSDELEALKQDLKTKFEYFQQLSAKIQEELNAADTPPEDFQTESDYIQDVEDDVRAAKVILNTKQKEWEIIKEDEEMQKAADIERQKEEDRDKRLLQMLQVNMQQLIAAIPAAVAPTVTVNAPAGVAQATRLPQRQIRHFKGDILEWTSFWESFNTAVHSSSLSTPVREGRSSSAKPSAYDPIPHQRIGDSRKREIYLWEPPWDQTNQIGPVQTSREMFIREQTEAAERFSRLKVAEKPKQAQSNPQPKHAPSPATASQLATGARMNSANPVKPNQKAENNSPHSNTGPREASRPCIFCNEGHWPSKCPKNLKERKAVIAELQRCTNCFGTRHANKDCTSPRNCNRCGGRHHTALCERKDTRFSEASGAGATSSTVSGNAATITTACANIFGDIVLKTATVFVIGPDGREKKTILFADKGSHRTWVLKSISEDLNLEKKQVESLSVRVFQQEKESPPELKNLVEFKVRGTWQGAPIINLLALESEFIANTGPYIKSRFAEQLWLKDERLADDRFDRPQTEEEHPSGILVGMDQINLIIDSGAAIQSPCGLRAYNTPFGKMLGGPSKETSSKTGQNIIQHLISQSNYSSSHVVTPYTTTCASSTKAFPVQSKKSTSETGNSSLQTPTEKSSLSDESDGKELDSDTKRMEEDELDAIKFDVSLFWKLENFANLDGADARNFHLTAGRLESTLARLRKTPQDLADYSYEIQQLIDKKFVEEADMEYDGHHTYVPNHPVFRRDKNTTKIRAVFDGAAKSKFGPSLNEVLEIGPNLNPDLLSVTMRFRMTKIAWIADIEKAFLNIALQPEDAEAIRFLWSTEPSKVGSPLIAYKWLRVPFGLSPSPFLLRAAVNKHLKSVYSRYPDTVEQLMENLYVDDYLGGADEVKTAKSRVNETNILFGEAQLNMRSYATNSEELRQHLEEKGLENQSVGLLSPSLDNQQKVLGIRWDTGSDTFQFEPSTIVQAAEEIAPTVLLLKIIYQRLWEKDVDWDAVAPEKIQKSWRAVMQGVINFNQLKIPRWVGFGKDVVKAELHVFGDASEAAYGAVAYVRLQRANEKPFTTFLVSKTKVAPLPKRKVTLPRLELLSSLLAVRLGETVRKALHIENWRVTYWSDSLVTLGWIRDDANKWKPFVRNQVETIQGVSEKDWWKHCPGVQNPADLASRGAPAQALVNSQLWWHGPEWLIEEEDNWPDSKHEKQDPSIQETIDAESRGAVVIITASVAMPIEPIDWDLDVVSTWNRFLRSRTWMLRFSNRSRKRLRDPGAGLTEAIKVKDKVIRVARFASEELDEAELTIYRKLQKEKYPKAYETLQLGLPIHQKEKIASLNLVWDERDKLIWISGRVILALRDKNIEPPILLPANHKIVSFIIADKHESLHHAGVKTTLSELKERFWIVRGRQQTKKELFKCVKCKKLSSPPFNELAAPLPLNRLKNPQAFNVTGVDFAGPLYHKLVTIKKTKKKENSVEADSIPEPLSAEEAPQEQEPEPLTEAEAPIEQEFEEATVINHRKCYVCLFTCAVTRAVHLELVIDLSARSFLLAFRRFAARRGPVSVML, from the exons ATGACGATGAAAAAGTCAGATGAGCTGGAAGCCCTTAAACAAGATCTGAAGACTAAGTTCGAATATTTTCAGCAGCTTTCAGCTAAAATTCAAGAGGAACTGAATGCAGCGGATACCCCTCCAGAAGATTTCCAGACAGAAAGTGACTATATCCAAGATGTCGAAGACGATGTCAGAGCAGCCAAAGTAATTCTGAACACGAAACAGAAAGAATGGGAGATTATtaaggaagatgaagaaatgcaAAAAGCAGCGGATATAGAAaggcagaaagaagaagacagagACAAGAGGTTGCTACAGATGCTCCAAGTCAACATGCAACAACTTATAGCCGCGATTCCAGCAGCTGTCGCTCCCACTGTGACTGTGAACGCGCCGGCCGGAGTCGCACAAGCAACGCGACTCCCACAACGACAGATTCGTCACTTCAAAGGCGATATCCTAGAGTGGACCTCATTTTGGGAGTCGTTCAACACAGCCGTGCATTCATCTAGCCTCTCAACG CCAGTACGCGAAGGACGTAGCAGCTCTGCGAAACCTTCAGCTTACGATCCGATCCCACATCAGCGCATTGGAGACTCTCGGAAAAGGGAAATCTACCTATGGGAGCCTCCTTGGGACCAAACTAATCAAATTGGTCCCGTACAAACTTCAAGAGAAATG TTCATCCGTGAACAAACAGAGGCGGCGGAGAGATTCAGCAGATTGAAGGTAGCAGAAAAACCGAAACAAGCCCAAAGCAATCCGCAACCAAAACATGCACCATCTCCGGCTACAGCCTCGCAGTTGGCAACGGGAGCCAGAATGAATTCGGCTAACCCGgtaaaaccaaatcaaaaagcAGAAAATAATTCTCCTCATTCCAACACAGGTCCAAGAGAAGCAAGTAGACCTTGCATCTTTTGTAACGAAGGGCACTGGCCATCGAAATGCCCAAAGAATTTAAAGGAGAGGAAAGCAGTGATAGCAGAGCTTCAAAGGTGCACCAACTGTTTTGGAACACGTCATGCGAACAAAGACTGTACTTCGCCGAGAAATTGCAATCGATGCGGCGGCCGACATCACACAGCTCTATGTGAACGAAAAGACACAAGATTTTCAGAAGCATCCGGAGCCGGGGCAACCAGCTCCACGGTGTCAGGAAACGCCGCGACCATCACTACAGCATGTGCAAATATATTTGGCGATATTGTGTTAAAAACGGCGACAGTATTCGTGATCGGCCCGGATGGCCGAGAAAAGAAGACCATCCTGTTCGCCGACAAAGGAAGCCATAGAACATGGGTTCTTAAATCAATCTCCGAAGATCTTaatttagagaaaaaacagGTCGAGAGTCTCTCAGTCAGAGTATTCcagcaagagaaagaaagtccGCCGGAATTGAAGAATTTGGTGGAATTCAAAGTGCGGGGCACCTGGCAAGGAGCCCCAATAATCAATCTTCTTGCTTTAGAGTCTGAATTCATCGCGAACACAGGCCCGTACATCAAGTCCAGATTTGCGGAGCAACTCTGGTTGAAAGACGAGAGGTTGGCAGACGATAGATTCGACAGACCTCAGACGGAAGAAGAACATCCATCCGGAATTTTGGTGGGCATGGACCAAATAAATTTGATCATAGACAGCGGAGCAGCCATCCAAAGCCCCTGCGGGTTGAGAGCCTACAACACGCCATTTGGAAAAATGCTAGGCGGCCCATCAAAAGAAACATCATCCAAAACTGGTCAAAACATAATACAACACTTAATCTCTCAATCCAATTATTCATCTTCTCATGTCGTAACACCATACACAACAACTTGCGCCAGTTCAACGAAAGCCTTTCCAGTCCAGTCGAAAAAATCAACCTCGGAGACAGGAAATTCCAGTCTCCAAACCCCAACTGAAAAATCATCACTCTCAGATGAATCGGATGGGAAAGAGTTAGACTCCGACACCAAAAGGATGGAAGAAGACGAGCTGGATGCAATCAAATTtgatgtttctcttttttggaaattagAGAATTTCGCGAATCTGGATGGAGCGGATGCG AGAAATTTCCATCTGACCGCCGGAAGACTGGAGAGTACGCTGGCAAGACTAAGGAAGACTCCACAGGATCTCGCCGACTACAGCTACGAGATCCAGCAACTGATCGACAAGAAGTTCGTGGAAGAAGCAGATATGGAATACGATGGTCACCACACGTATGTACCAAATCATCCAGTTTTCAGAAGAGACAAAAACACGACGAAAATTCGCGCAGTTTTTGATGGAGCAGCTAAATCGAAATTTGGGCCAAGCCTGAATGAAGTGCTGGAAATCGGACCGAATTTGAACCCCGATCTCCTTTCAGTCACAATGCGATTCCGGATGACCAAGATCGCCTGGATTGCCGACATTGAAAAGGCGTTTTTGAACATAGCGCTACAGCCCGAAGATGCAGAAGCGATCAGGTTTTTATGGTCTACGGAGCCAAGTAAAGTTGGCTCCCCACTGATTGCTTACAAATGGTTAAGAGTTCCGTTTGGCCTGAGTCCTAGTCCCTTTTTGCTTCGAGCAGCTGTAAATAAGCACCTAAAATCCGTTTATTCTAGATATCCAGACACAGTGGAACAGTTAATGGAAAACTTGTACGTCGACGATTATTTAGGCGGAGCAGACGAAGTCAAAACGGCCAAATCAAGAGTCAACGAGACGAACATCCTTTTCGGTGAAGCACAACTCAACATGAGGAGCTACGCAACAAATAGCGAAGAGCTCCGTCAACACCTGGAAGAAAAAGGCCTCGAAAACCAATCAGTAGGTCTGCTATCTCCCTCTTTGGATAATCAACAGAAAGTGCTCGGGATCCGGTGGGATACTGGATCCGATACATTCCAATTCGAGCCATCCACAATCGTGCAAGCAGCGGAAGAAATCG CCCCAACAGTCCTCCTGCTGAAGATCATTTATCAACGGCTTTGGGAAAAAGACGTAGATTGGGATGCAGTTGCCccagaaaaaatccaaaagtcATGGAGAGCAGTGATGCAAGGTGTCATCAATTTCAACCAGCTGAAAATACCACGCTGGGTAGGATTCGGAAAAGATGTAGTGAAGGCAGAATTACACGTGTTCGGAGACGCATCAGAAGCGGCGTACGGAGCCGTAGCTTACGTACGGCTCCAAAGAGCAAATGAAAAGCCGTTCACCACATTTCTCGTCAGCAAAACGAAAGTAGCGCCTCTACCAAAACGTAAGGTCACCTTACCACGTTTAGAATTATTAAGCTCTCTTTTGGCAGTCCGTCTAGGTGAAACTGTAAGAAAAGCGCTGCACATTGAAAACTGGAGAGTGACGTATTGGTCTGATTCATTGGTAACGCTCGGATGGATCCGAGATGACGCCAACAAGTGGAAGCCGTTTGTCCGGAACCAGGTGGAGACAATTCAAGGTGTCTCCGAGAAGGATTGGTGGAAGCACTGCCCAGGAGTCCAGAATCCAGCGGATCTTGCTTCGCGGGGAGCGCCAGCACAAGCGCTGGTAAATTCTCAGCTATGGTGGCACGGACCCGAATGGTtgatcgaagaagaagacaattgGCCGGATTCCAAACATGAAAAGCAAGATCCATCCATTCAAGAAACTATAGACGCAGAGTCAAGAGGAGCAGTAGTTATTATCACTGCTTCCGTAGCAATGCCAATAGAGCCTATCGACTGGGATTTAGATGTCGTATCAACCTGGAATCGATTTCTGCGGAGTCGAACCTGGATGCTAAGGTTCTCCAACAGAAGCCGTAAACGATTACGTGACCCAGGCGCAGGACTAACAGAAGCAATCAAAGTGAAAGATAAAGTTATCAGAGTGGCCAGGTTTGCAAGCGAAGAATTAGACGAGGCGGAGCTGACGATTTATAGGAAGCTCCAGAAAGAAAAGTATCCGAAGGCATACGAGACACTCCAGCTTGGTCTACCGATccatcaaaaggaaaagatcgCATCTCTCAATCTAGTCTGGGATGAACGAGACAAACTAATCTGGATCAGTGGCCGAGTTATTCTCGCGCTCCGGGACAAAAATATCGAGCCTCCAATCTTGCTACCAGCTAACcacaaaattgtttcatttattattgCAGATAAGCACGAATCGCTTCATCATGCTGGCGTGAAAACGACCCTCTCCGAACTCAAAGAAAGATTTTGGATCGTCAGAGGACGTCAGCAGACAAAGAAAGAGTTGTTCAAGTGCGTCAAATGCAAAAAACTGTCATCACCACCATTCAACGAGCTTGCAGCGCCACTTCCGCTCAATCGACTGAAAAATCCGCAGGCGTTTAACGTCACTGGTGTCGACTTTGCTGGACCGCTTTATCACAAGCTAGTAacaatcaagaaaacaaagaaaaaggaaaattctgtCGAAGCGGATTCCATTCCGGAGCCACTTTCTGCAGAAGAGGCTCCCCAAGAGCAAGAGCCGGAGCCACTGACGGAAGCAGAGGCTCCAATCGAACAAGAATTCGAAGAAGCTACAGTGATCAATCATCGCAAGTGCTACGTGTGTTTATTTACGTGCGCCGTGACCCGTGCTGTGCATCTTGAACTTGTCATTGATTTATCTGCCCGCTCGTTTCTACTGGCATTCCGACGATTTGCCGCGAGACGAGGGCCAGTGTCGGTCATGTTGTAA
- the LOC124204139 gene encoding histone deacetylase complex subunit SAP130-like isoform X1 — MSTPQPKLNCALGADNEVELQAQPMDLAHKSSSMITSTGSATSIPTRVIGEAAKPIFLQVKPSGSPIPTITGAGMSLSNTGTNPTVSTIIQNVPVPVAVTVPIPMTKFQAAIRPGATVAPRVVPTALVTTSGTYANLSSHVPKGPAAVASIAIPRSAVASAAIIRPVPSASSAISQVTGFTISNRAVRPTSISAVRPSSVDVGNVAAATLSGTWVTVTPATAVIQPPPVPTLYKATANAAANTSVKSTTNLILATGHKSAPVLTPAPSASSISIIGPPRASVPTPASNITLFSVRGSSNQAVVNSRALANPTMTVGQRPGTDVIKSTSAALLQSASQRPSSMMITSASSAQNAEKHFVKTVAGSGVAVGSSINNPGSSQPRPASNSIGPVQIAARTIPPAGTVPLTSASSLVTANSGVTPVVFTGGLKNITPLSTVTAVGKVGQQSIAVQFPQMSGPVVGTKSGGSSQPTIVAGTRPAVSSSVSVGGGAASGSSRTYLVTTQAPPSTIIPVAKVLPQPIVSTVTVMGPSVSKTTVSVTSSNVSSTSSSNEIQGTGTTSAGSSTGVYLHATSRSSTATVETSGNQITYPIVTQPNTPSKLIGTSPRPSILRKRDYEGVPLKAQKNLTTTLTLMTSSVNTPSINSATISAAPAISPPSPRRLDLGLTPGGPNGDSSRSSSGGSTTLSASSSPGIPPDLDESNPPTIVPTAPGAAILGKALSSIQVKQEAIENSDASGAISSLMRMSTSSSHVHSATTEVQMSPRKKPRKQQLLGQELQEVRSSDDEMHAGLNIKELKIETSVKPEPKEAAAVVKRPRISLISSYRQTWKPRNHHFTRYSDVKLKDERRPTVTDLANQKQIMQKVHGWKVFHLTAQIEEMAHSESQVHERLSMVLDVMEKLGAGKGGDRDLMRVNELIKGNLQRSKVIQDGLEDSKNQVQKIFDHKPRAEEIIQRYMYKRLAKKREKL, encoded by the exons ATGAGTACTCCCCAGCCTAAACTAAACTGTGCTCTGGGTGCAGACAATGAAGTGGAGTTGCAGGCTCAGCCAATGGATCTAGCACACAAGTCCAGTTCCATGATTACTTCAACTGGAAGTGCCACATCTATACCCACCAGAGTAATTGGAGAAGCTGCCAAACCAATTTTCTTG CAGGTCAAACCATCAGGAAGTCCAATTCCTACTATAACTGGGGCTGGGATGTCTTTATCTAATACCGGGACTAACCCCACTGTTTCTACTATTATCCAAAATGTTCCTGTGCCAGTAGCCGTTACTGTGCCCATACCAATGACCAAGTTCCAAGCTGCAATACGCCCAGGTGCCACAGTTGCCCCTCGAGTAGTGCCAACAGCTCTTGTAACAACTTCTGGGACTTATGCGAATCTATCATCACATGTGCCAAAAG gTCCAGCCGCAGTTGCCAGTATCGCGATTCCGCGCTCTGCTGTTGCTTCGGCCGCGATTATAAGGCCTGTTCCTTCAGCAAGTTCTGCCATTTCTCAAGTGACTGG ATTTACGATTTCAAATCGTGCTGTAAGACCCACGTCAATTTCGGCAGTTAGGCCGAGTAGTGTTGATGTCGGTAATGTTGCAGCTGCTACTCTGAGTGGTACCTGGGTGACAGTAACCCCAGCCACTGCCGTCATCCAGCCACCTCCCGTACCTACTTTATATAAAGCAACGGCAAACGCAGCAGCTAACACTTCTGTCAAGAGCACGACCAATCTCATTCTGGCCACTGGTCACAAATCCGCACCCGTACTAACTCCTGCACCAAGTGCAAGTTCGATTTCAATTATTGGGCCTCCTAGGGCTTCTGTTCCTACACCGGCGTCAAACATTACACTTTTCTCTGTCAGGGGATCTTCCAACCAAGCAG TTGTTAATTCGCGTGCTCTAGCAAATCCAACCATGACGGTTGGACAACGTCCGGGAACTGATGTAATAAAATCCACCTCAGCAGCACTTCTACAAAGTGCTTCACAACGCCCTTCTTCTATGATGATAACATCGGCATCTTCTGCTCAG AATGCTGAGAAACACTTCGTAAAAACGGTTGCGGGATCTGGAGTGGCAGTCGGCTCTAGCATCAATAACCCAGGATCTTCTCAACCTCGCCCTGCAAGCAATTCCATTGGCCCGGTTCAAATTGCCGCAAGAACGATTCCGCCAGCTGGAACAGTTCCTCTTACCTCTGCTAGTTCGCTTGTTACTGCTAATTCTG GAGTAACCCCTGTTGTTTTTACTGGTGGTCTAAAGAATATCACGCCTCTTTCGACCGTTACAGCTGTTGGAAAG GTTGGTCAGCAAAGTATTGCTGTGCAATTTCCTCAGATGTCGGGACCTGTAGTCGGCACGAAATCGGGAGGTTCATCTCAACCAACCATTGTCGCTGGAACTCGACCTG CGGTGTCGAGCTCTGTATCCGTTGGAGGCGGAGCAGCTTCTGGTAGTTCCAGAACGTATCTTGTTACTACTCAGGCACCGCCTTCGACGATTATCCCAGTTGCAAAAGTTTTACCTCAACCCATTGTCTCGACAGTGACGGTCATGGGACCTTCAGTTTCCAAGA CAACTGTGAGTGTGACGTCCAGCAACGTATCCAGTACCTCTTCGTCAAACGAAATTCAAGGAACCGGAACTACATCGGCTGGTTCTTCTACTGGGGTGTATTTGCATGCTACATCCCGATCGTCTACCG CGACAGTTGAGACCAGCGGTAATCAAATCACATATCCGATTGTAACCCAACCCAACACTCCCTCTAAGTTAATTGGAACATCACCCAGGCCTAGCATTTTGCGTAAGCGGGACTACGAAGG TGTTCCACTGAAAGCCCAAAAGAATCTTACAACTACTTTAACTTTGATGACGTCATCGGTTAATACTCCGTCGATTAATAGTGCGACTATATCTGCAGCTCCAGCAATATCTCCGCCGTCACCTCGTCGTTTGGATCTTGGTTTAACACCCGGTGGGCCTAATGGAGATTCATCTCGGTCTTCAAGTGGCGGATCAACTACATTATCGGCATCGTCTTCTCCCGGTATACCGCCCGATCTAGATGAAAGTAACCCACCAACCATCGTTCCAACTGCACCAGGAGCGGCAATTTTAG GTAAAGCCTTGTCGAGTATTCAGGTGAAGCAAGAAGCAATAGAAAATAGTGATGCAAGTGGAGCCATTTCGTCGTTGATGAGAATGAGCACATCATCTTCACACGTGCATTCTGCTACCACCGAAGTTCAAATGAGTCCAAGGAAAAAGCCGAGGAAGCAGCAATT GCTCGGCCAAGAACTACAAGAAGTACGTTCGAGCGATGATGAAATGCATGCAGGATTAAacataaaagaattgaaaattgaaacctCTGTGAAAC CTGAACCTAAAGAAGCGGCTGCTGTCGTCAAACGGCCACGCATTTCTTTGATCAGTTCCTACCGCCAAACCTGGAAACCACGTAATCATCATTTTACTCGTTATTCGGATGTGAAATTGAAAGATGAGCGGCGTCCGACGGTCACCGATTTGGCCAATCAGAAGCAAATCATGCAGAAAGTGCACGGATGGAAAGTGTTTCATCTCACCGCACAAATTGAAGAAATG GCTCATTCTGAATCACAAGTTCATGAACGTTTGAGTATGGTTCTGGACGTTATGGAAAAACTAGGGGCTGGAAAAGGCGGAGATCGTGACCTTATGCGTGTGAATGAACTTATAAAG GGAAATCTACAACGAAGTAAAGTCATCCAGGATGGCTTGGAGGATTCTAAAAATCAAGtgcaaaaaatttttgatcatAAGCCCCGAGCCGAAGAAATTATCCAGCGTTACATGTACAAACGATTGGCCAAAAAGCGAGAAAAGTTATAA
- the LOC124204139 gene encoding histone deacetylase complex subunit SAP130-A-like isoform X2 has product MSTPQPKLNCALGADNEVELQAQPMDLAHKSSSMITSTGSATSIPTRVIGEAAKPIFLVKPSGSPIPTITGAGMSLSNTGTNPTVSTIIQNVPVPVAVTVPIPMTKFQAAIRPGATVAPRVVPTALVTTSGTYANLSSHVPKGPAAVASIAIPRSAVASAAIIRPVPSASSAISQVTGFTISNRAVRPTSISAVRPSSVDVGNVAAATLSGTWVTVTPATAVIQPPPVPTLYKATANAAANTSVKSTTNLILATGHKSAPVLTPAPSASSISIIGPPRASVPTPASNITLFSVRGSSNQAVVNSRALANPTMTVGQRPGTDVIKSTSAALLQSASQRPSSMMITSASSAQNAEKHFVKTVAGSGVAVGSSINNPGSSQPRPASNSIGPVQIAARTIPPAGTVPLTSASSLVTANSGVTPVVFTGGLKNITPLSTVTAVGKVGQQSIAVQFPQMSGPVVGTKSGGSSQPTIVAGTRPAVSSSVSVGGGAASGSSRTYLVTTQAPPSTIIPVAKVLPQPIVSTVTVMGPSVSKTTVSVTSSNVSSTSSSNEIQGTGTTSAGSSTGVYLHATSRSSTATVETSGNQITYPIVTQPNTPSKLIGTSPRPSILRKRDYEGVPLKAQKNLTTTLTLMTSSVNTPSINSATISAAPAISPPSPRRLDLGLTPGGPNGDSSRSSSGGSTTLSASSSPGIPPDLDESNPPTIVPTAPGAAILGKALSSIQVKQEAIENSDASGAISSLMRMSTSSSHVHSATTEVQMSPRKKPRKQQLLGQELQEVRSSDDEMHAGLNIKELKIETSVKPEPKEAAAVVKRPRISLISSYRQTWKPRNHHFTRYSDVKLKDERRPTVTDLANQKQIMQKVHGWKVFHLTAQIEEMAHSESQVHERLSMVLDVMEKLGAGKGGDRDLMRVNELIKGNLQRSKVIQDGLEDSKNQVQKIFDHKPRAEEIIQRYMYKRLAKKREKL; this is encoded by the exons ATGAGTACTCCCCAGCCTAAACTAAACTGTGCTCTGGGTGCAGACAATGAAGTGGAGTTGCAGGCTCAGCCAATGGATCTAGCACACAAGTCCAGTTCCATGATTACTTCAACTGGAAGTGCCACATCTATACCCACCAGAGTAATTGGAGAAGCTGCCAAACCAATTTTCTTG GTCAAACCATCAGGAAGTCCAATTCCTACTATAACTGGGGCTGGGATGTCTTTATCTAATACCGGGACTAACCCCACTGTTTCTACTATTATCCAAAATGTTCCTGTGCCAGTAGCCGTTACTGTGCCCATACCAATGACCAAGTTCCAAGCTGCAATACGCCCAGGTGCCACAGTTGCCCCTCGAGTAGTGCCAACAGCTCTTGTAACAACTTCTGGGACTTATGCGAATCTATCATCACATGTGCCAAAAG gTCCAGCCGCAGTTGCCAGTATCGCGATTCCGCGCTCTGCTGTTGCTTCGGCCGCGATTATAAGGCCTGTTCCTTCAGCAAGTTCTGCCATTTCTCAAGTGACTGG ATTTACGATTTCAAATCGTGCTGTAAGACCCACGTCAATTTCGGCAGTTAGGCCGAGTAGTGTTGATGTCGGTAATGTTGCAGCTGCTACTCTGAGTGGTACCTGGGTGACAGTAACCCCAGCCACTGCCGTCATCCAGCCACCTCCCGTACCTACTTTATATAAAGCAACGGCAAACGCAGCAGCTAACACTTCTGTCAAGAGCACGACCAATCTCATTCTGGCCACTGGTCACAAATCCGCACCCGTACTAACTCCTGCACCAAGTGCAAGTTCGATTTCAATTATTGGGCCTCCTAGGGCTTCTGTTCCTACACCGGCGTCAAACATTACACTTTTCTCTGTCAGGGGATCTTCCAACCAAGCAG TTGTTAATTCGCGTGCTCTAGCAAATCCAACCATGACGGTTGGACAACGTCCGGGAACTGATGTAATAAAATCCACCTCAGCAGCACTTCTACAAAGTGCTTCACAACGCCCTTCTTCTATGATGATAACATCGGCATCTTCTGCTCAG AATGCTGAGAAACACTTCGTAAAAACGGTTGCGGGATCTGGAGTGGCAGTCGGCTCTAGCATCAATAACCCAGGATCTTCTCAACCTCGCCCTGCAAGCAATTCCATTGGCCCGGTTCAAATTGCCGCAAGAACGATTCCGCCAGCTGGAACAGTTCCTCTTACCTCTGCTAGTTCGCTTGTTACTGCTAATTCTG GAGTAACCCCTGTTGTTTTTACTGGTGGTCTAAAGAATATCACGCCTCTTTCGACCGTTACAGCTGTTGGAAAG GTTGGTCAGCAAAGTATTGCTGTGCAATTTCCTCAGATGTCGGGACCTGTAGTCGGCACGAAATCGGGAGGTTCATCTCAACCAACCATTGTCGCTGGAACTCGACCTG CGGTGTCGAGCTCTGTATCCGTTGGAGGCGGAGCAGCTTCTGGTAGTTCCAGAACGTATCTTGTTACTACTCAGGCACCGCCTTCGACGATTATCCCAGTTGCAAAAGTTTTACCTCAACCCATTGTCTCGACAGTGACGGTCATGGGACCTTCAGTTTCCAAGA CAACTGTGAGTGTGACGTCCAGCAACGTATCCAGTACCTCTTCGTCAAACGAAATTCAAGGAACCGGAACTACATCGGCTGGTTCTTCTACTGGGGTGTATTTGCATGCTACATCCCGATCGTCTACCG CGACAGTTGAGACCAGCGGTAATCAAATCACATATCCGATTGTAACCCAACCCAACACTCCCTCTAAGTTAATTGGAACATCACCCAGGCCTAGCATTTTGCGTAAGCGGGACTACGAAGG TGTTCCACTGAAAGCCCAAAAGAATCTTACAACTACTTTAACTTTGATGACGTCATCGGTTAATACTCCGTCGATTAATAGTGCGACTATATCTGCAGCTCCAGCAATATCTCCGCCGTCACCTCGTCGTTTGGATCTTGGTTTAACACCCGGTGGGCCTAATGGAGATTCATCTCGGTCTTCAAGTGGCGGATCAACTACATTATCGGCATCGTCTTCTCCCGGTATACCGCCCGATCTAGATGAAAGTAACCCACCAACCATCGTTCCAACTGCACCAGGAGCGGCAATTTTAG GTAAAGCCTTGTCGAGTATTCAGGTGAAGCAAGAAGCAATAGAAAATAGTGATGCAAGTGGAGCCATTTCGTCGTTGATGAGAATGAGCACATCATCTTCACACGTGCATTCTGCTACCACCGAAGTTCAAATGAGTCCAAGGAAAAAGCCGAGGAAGCAGCAATT GCTCGGCCAAGAACTACAAGAAGTACGTTCGAGCGATGATGAAATGCATGCAGGATTAAacataaaagaattgaaaattgaaacctCTGTGAAAC CTGAACCTAAAGAAGCGGCTGCTGTCGTCAAACGGCCACGCATTTCTTTGATCAGTTCCTACCGCCAAACCTGGAAACCACGTAATCATCATTTTACTCGTTATTCGGATGTGAAATTGAAAGATGAGCGGCGTCCGACGGTCACCGATTTGGCCAATCAGAAGCAAATCATGCAGAAAGTGCACGGATGGAAAGTGTTTCATCTCACCGCACAAATTGAAGAAATG GCTCATTCTGAATCACAAGTTCATGAACGTTTGAGTATGGTTCTGGACGTTATGGAAAAACTAGGGGCTGGAAAAGGCGGAGATCGTGACCTTATGCGTGTGAATGAACTTATAAAG GGAAATCTACAACGAAGTAAAGTCATCCAGGATGGCTTGGAGGATTCTAAAAATCAAGtgcaaaaaatttttgatcatAAGCCCCGAGCCGAAGAAATTATCCAGCGTTACATGTACAAACGATTGGCCAAAAAGCGAGAAAAGTTATAA